A single window of Hemicordylus capensis ecotype Gifberg chromosome 15, rHemCap1.1.pri, whole genome shotgun sequence DNA harbors:
- the LOC128337915 gene encoding testis-specific serine/threonine-protein kinase 1-like, with protein MNWLETYVSHVTKVMDDAAILKKRGYIMGGNLGEGSYAKVKSAYSERLKFDVAVKIIDRKKAPQDFLEKFLPREIDILAKMNHRSIIKTYEIFETSDGKVYIVMELGFHGDLLEFVKTKGAMPEEIARKMFRQLCAAIKYCHDADIVHRDLKCENLLLDKDYHIKLSDFGFAKRLARDDEGKVIHSKTFCGSAAYAAPEVLQGIPYEPKIYDIWSLGIILYIMVCGSMPYDDSNIRKMLKLQKEHRVHFPKSKNLTTECKDLIYRMLQPDVTRRLRIEEVINHIWMLPAKSRAVSMVSVAKNGESSRMAGVQKAEQKADLESIFKPEPPVRLEALQEAEELTEKQDDINRLTAQLQEAEF; from the coding sequence ATGAACTGGCTGGAAACATACGTTAGCCACGTGACCAAAGTCATGGATGATGCTGCAATCCTCAAGAAAAGAGGCTACATTATGGGAGGCAATTTAGGAGAAGGCTCTTACGCCAAGGTGAAATCGGCCTATTCCGAACGACTGAAGTTCGATGTTGCTGTAAAAATCATAGACCGGAAAAAGGCTCCTCAGGACTTTCTGGAGAAGTTTCTTCCAAGAGAAATCGACATCTTAGCCAAAATGAACCACCGATCCATCATAAAAACCTATGAGATCTTTGAAACGTCGGATGGCAAAGTGTACATCGTGATGGAACTTGGCTTCCATGGGGATCTGCTGGAGTTTGTCAAGACCAAAGGGGCCATGCCTGAGGAAATTGCACGCAAGATGTTCCGTCAGTTATGTGCGGCCATAAAGTATTGTCACGATGCCGACATTGTCCACCGGGACTTGAAGTGTGAAAATCTCCTTCTGGACAAAGATTATCACATCAAGCTTTCGGACTTTGGCTTCGCCAAACGGTTGGCCCGTGATGACGAGGGCAAAGTGATCCACAGCAAAACCTTTTGTGGTTCAGCTGCTTATGCAGCCCCAGAAGTGCTTCAGGGCATCCCCTACGAGCCCAAGATCTATGATATATGGAGTCTCGGCATCATCCTGTACATCATGGTTTGTGGCTCCATGCCTTACGATGACTCCAACATTCGGAAAATGTTGAAGCTCCAGAAGGAACACCGAGTACATTTCCCCAAGTCTAAAAACCTGACTACGGAGTGCAAAGACCTGATCTATCGCATGCTGCAGCCGGATGTGACCCGACGACTGCGGATCGAAGAGGTGATCAACCACATTTGGATGCTGCCCGCCAAATCCAGAGCTGTGTCCATGGTGTCTGTCGCCAAGAACGGAGAGAGCTCTCGGATGGCGGGCGTACAGAAGGCGGAGCAGAAGGCAGATCTGGAAAGCATTTTCAAGCCAGAGCCACCCGTCAGACTCGAAGCACTACAAGAAGCAGAGGAACTGACAGAAAAGCAAGACGACATCAACCGACTAACGGCCCAGTTGCAGGAAGCGGAGTTCTAA